In a genomic window of Gossypium arboreum isolate Shixiya-1 chromosome 9, ASM2569848v2, whole genome shotgun sequence:
- the LOC108455424 gene encoding GDSL esterase/lipase At5g03610-like, translating to MDTQNSLFSLFCFFLVCFFIVDEQVVVEGRRLPWTSSPFGFRPKMLFVFGYSYADTGNTKIAETRSWKFPYGNTFPGKPSGRFSDGFVSTDYIAGYLGMKTPIPYRWREQLSERVKDGLNIAYGGTGVFDTMVAEPNMTTQIDFLQQLLHDSVYTKRNLKTSVAFVSVAGNDYATYNAKNGSAQDFPAFMESLVNQLMVNLKRIHDMGVRKIGITSLLPLGCLPRNTAPFSFQHCDDTYNALVALHNQLLSQVVNTLNQQTNTSNNPSFFILDLYNAFWTVFNRNETYEGNDPTFEKPFEPCCFGVSGGFKCGNVDENGENKYTLCSDPISKFFWDGVHPTEQGWYVVYKTPAFQNSLKQFYGLT from the exons ATGGACACTCAAAACTCTCTCTTCTCACTCTTTTGTTTCTTCCTAGTTTGTTTTTTC ATTGTAGATGAACAAGTTGTTGTTGAAGGTAGGAGGTTGCCTTGGACATCATCACCCTTTGGTTTTAGACCAAAAATGTTGTTTGTGTTCGGATATTCCTATGCTGATACGGGGAACACTAAGATAGCAGAGACAAGATCTTGGAAATTCCCTTACGGAAATACATTTCCCGGGAAACCTTCTGGTCGTTTCTCCGATGGTTTTGTTTCCACTGATTACATTG CGGGGTACTTGGGAATGAAGACACCGATACCGTACAGATGGAGGGAACAACTGAGTGAGCGAGTGAAGGATGGATTGAACATTGCTTATGGAGGTACAGGTGTGTTCGACACGATGGTTGCGGAGCCAAATATGACCACCCAAATCGATTTCCTACAACAGCTTCTCCACGACTCAGTCTACACTAAAAGGAATTTGAAAACTTCAGTCGCATTTGTCAGTGTTGCAGGCAACGACTACGCCACTTACAATGCCAAAAACGGCTCTGCACAG GATTTTCCGGCCTTCATGGAAAGCCTCGTGAACCAACTTATGGTGAATTTAAAACGCATCCATGACATGGGAGTGAGGAAAATAGGCATTACCTCACTGCTACCATTGGGTTGCCTCCCTAGAAACACTGCCCCATTCTCCTTTCAACACTGCGACGATACTTACAACGCCCTCGTTGCCCTTCATAACCAGCTCTTGTCTCAAGTTGTCAACACCTTGaaccaacaaaccaatacctcCAATAACCCCTCATTCTTTATTCTTGATCTTTATAATGCCTTTTGGACAGTTTTCAATCGGAATGAAACTTATGAag GAAATGATCCAACATTTGAGAAGCCATTTGAGCCATGTTGTTTTGGAGTAAGTGGAGGATTTAAATGTGGAAATGTAGATGAAAATGGGGAAAATAAGTACACACTTTGCTCAGACCCTATATCCAAATTCTTTTGGGATGGAGTTCACCCTACAGAACAGGGATGGTACGTTGTATACAAAACTCCTGCATTTCAAAACAGTCTCAAGCAATTTTATGGTTTGACTTAG